In a single window of the Tigriopus californicus strain San Diego chromosome 2, Tcal_SD_v2.1, whole genome shotgun sequence genome:
- the LOC131891086 gene encoding uncharacterized protein LOC131891086, with the protein MLTKIMDAFPSQRGLVIGTTETSLACGLIFGSSLSIQLVTRFAFYLPFLIIGCLHLAMIPIANWVASRWKRQYSKLDVDMEIVPVATLLKTPHVMLPIISNFFANFTLGSLFALIEYRSLQLDLSPTTFTLFFVFFGMTTLVFRPLGGIICDTDPPTPIYWNLFFDFGGIIGFLLIGPISHLCIGAKDWLFVCSTLFFGLLNCCLIATCSRAQHGVALASLHMNELVSQRVQSLWATFFYLGIGMGSHLSGYLLSIMSFNNIMLCNAGIASVGFIIDAISLSIPINGKC; encoded by the exons ATGCTGACCAAAATAATGGACGCGTTTCCTAGTCAACGTGGATTAGTTATTGGAACAACGGAAACATCACTGGCTTGTGGTTTGATATTTG GGAGTTCATTGTCAATTCAATTAGTTACCCGATTCGCATTCTACTTGCCTTTCCTCATTATTGGCTGCTTGCATTTGGCAATGATTCCCATCGCAAATTGGGTTGCTTCCAGATGGAAACGGCAATATTCCAAACTAGATGTTGATATGGAAATTGTGCCGGTTGCGACGCTTTTAAAG ACTCCCCATGTAATGTTGCCAATAATTAGcaatttctttgccaatttcaCCTTGGGATCCCTCTTCGCTCTCATTGAATATCGCTCCCTGCAATTGGATCTGAGTCCAACAACGTTTACCCTgtttttcgtgttttttggAATGACAACCCTTGTATTCCGACCTCTAGGAGGCATA ATTTGTGATACCGATCCGCCCACGCCAATTTATTGGaatttgttctttgattttggaGGCATCATTGGCTTTCTGTTAATTGGACCCATCAGTCACCTATGCATCGGTGCCAAGGATTGGCTCTTTGTTTGTTCCACACTcttctttggccttctcaatTGTTGTCTTATTGCTACGTGTTCCAGAGCTCAGCATGGGGTCGCATTGGCAAGCTTACACATGAACGAGCTTGTGTCTCAAAGAGTCCAAT CATTATGGGCCACTTTCTTCTACTTAGGGATTGGAATGGGGTCGCATTTATCGGGTTATTTATTGTCTATCATGTCTTTCAACAATATCATGTTATGCAATGCCGGAATCGCAAGTGTGGGTTTCATCATAGACGCAATTTCGTTGTCCATTCCAATTAATGggaaatgttga
- the LOC131891094 gene encoding Krueppel-like factor luna: protein MNVEIKPVGHEFHNPFKSDSNANNLSFTASVSVPAVTITPIFKHLDEHDHPHSDTAVQTEPVDLSMKSPQLDQTFSGSFTRHSALLKRSHSGQPKESGVDLSVKRPFSAEPEEDWSSRESSPQDLTLGTAALLERLKQAAFLFPQDPNPMVTSTVPKPDFQETLRKRKIHRCDFEGCDKVYTKSSHLKAHKRTHTGEKPYECSWDGCGWKFARSDELTRHYRKHTGSKPFKCLQCDRSFSRSDHLSLHMKRH from the coding sequence ATGAATGTGGAGATCAAGCCCGTGGGGCATGAGTTTCATAATCCATTCAAAAGTGATAGCAATGCCAACAACTTGTCTTTCACGGCTTCTGTATCTGTGCCTGCCGTGACTATCACTCCAATATTCAAGCATTTGGATGAGCACGATCACCCTCATAGTGACACTGCAGTCCAGACTGAACCTGTTGACCTCAGTATGAAGTCCCCACAGTTGGATCAGACCTTCTCCGGGTCATTTACTCGACATTCGGCCTTGCTAAAGCGGTCACACAGTGGTCAACCCAAGGAGTCAGGCGTTGACCTAAGTGTGAAGCGGCCATTTTCGGCCGAGCCTGAAGAGGATTGGAGCAGTCGGGAATCCTCGCCCCAGGACTTGACATTGGGTACGGCAGCTCTCCTCGAGAGACTAAAACAGGCAGCCTTTTTGTTCCCGCAAGATCCGAACCCAATGGTCACGTCAACAGTGCCTAAACCAGACTTTCAGGAGACCCTGAGGAAACGTAAAATCCATCGTTGTGACTTCGAGGGATGCGACAAGGTATATACCAAGAGCTCTCATTTGAAGGCCCATAAACGGACACATACGGGAGAAAAACCTTACGAATGCTCTTGGGATGGATGCGGTTGGAAGTTTGCCCGTTCCGATGAGTTGACAAGGCATTACCGGAAACACACCGGGTCCAAACCTTTCAAATGTCTACAGTGTGATAGGTCTTTCTCTCGGAGTGACCATCTCTCCTTACATATGAAGCGGCACTGA